The Triplophysa rosa linkage group LG15, Trosa_1v2, whole genome shotgun sequence genome has a segment encoding these proteins:
- the thbd gene encoding thrombomodulin produces the protein MREMLGMAMALVLLRLRSASANNGYCADEKCFSIHASAASFSAASHACKEKGGHLMTVRTEQTSSVLSDLLENSNVTGDFWLGLEYVDARCLDSTGGLKGYKWITGDDTTHYSNWKITDAVCFSRCVSVSKNAQTWHERSCQEIIQGYLCEYNNTEYCHPLLGTNASYETPFGFTSDNLKKIPCGSNGTAQPLGTRHMCFYGTWIQAPWSCEVFGGGCEHKCEKTPQSHRCICPAGFKIDMNRVTCSQNDDPCARAGCAQECFSSGATHVCACGPGFQLHADGKTCEDINECTDTSACPGANKECVNTLGSFKCPCAPGFENEGGACVDVDECAAGPCEHDCVNTKGGYNCSCGEGFKQSTEDVHKCKMHCPTFECPADCDPNNNAQCECPDGFLLEDERCVDIDECDSGSCDQGCENTPGSFACSCSEGFRLLENGMCVTDEFEGSGTSDPFDLFKPTSRPPAVKPASLSAGSLLGIMVCTVISILLLVCLAHCVRSKMHHYDVHKGHDEIYDFQQVIIDKNTHLSYPNRYLKRET, from the coding sequence ATGAGAGAAATGCTGGGAATGGCGATGGCGCTCGTTCTTCTGAGGCTTCGTTCTGCGAGCGCTAATAACGGCTATTGCGCGGATGAAAAGTGCTTCAGCATCCACGCAAGCGCGGCGAGCTTTTCCGCGGCGAGCCACGCGTGCAAAGAAAAAGGCGGACATCTGATGACCGTGCGCACGGAACAAACCAGCAGCGTGCTGTCGGATCTACTGGAAAACAGTAACGTTACTGGAGACTTTTGGCTGGGACTGGAATACGTCGACGCCCGGTGTTTAGACTCAACCGGCGGGTTGAAGGGATACAAGTGGATCACCGGGGACGACACAACCCACTACAGCAACTGGAAAATCACGGACGCGGTGTGTTTTTCGCGGTGCGTGTCCGTATCCAAAAACGCGCAGACATGGCACGAAAGGTCGTGTCAGGAGATCATACAGGGCTATTTGTGtgaatacaataacactgaataCTGTCACCCGCTGCTGGGCACCAATGCATCATACGAAACCCCTTTTGGATTTACGAGTGATAACCTCAAAAAAATTCCCTGTGGATCCAACGGGACCGCGCAGCCGCTGGGGACGCGCCACATGTGTTTTTATGGCACTTGGATTCAAGCACCGTGGAGCTGTGAAGTGTTCGGTGGAGGTTGTGAACATAAGTGCGAAAAGACGCCACAGAGCCATCGGTGCATCTGCCCGGCCGGGTTTAAAATCGACATGAACAGGGTCACTTGCAGCCAAAACGATGACCCGTGCGCGCGGGCGGGATGCGCACAGGAGTGCTTCAGTTCGGGCGCCACGCATGTGTGCGCCTGTGGCCCGGGCTTCCAGCTGCACGCGGATGGTAAGACGTGTGAAGATATAAACGAATGCACTGATACGAGTGCGTGTCCGGGTGCGAACAAAGAGTGCGTCAACACGCTCGGAAGCTTTAAGTGTCCATGCGCACCCGGATTTGAGAATGAGGGTGGCGCGTGCGTGGACGTGGACGAGTGCGCTGCGGGACCGTGCGAACACGATTGCGTCAACACTAAAGGCGGTTATAACTGTTCGTGTGGTGAGGGATTCAAGCAATCGACAGAGGACGTGCACAAATGCAAAATGCACTGTCCTACATTTGAATGTCCCGCAGACTGTGACCCCAATAATAACGCCCAGTGTGAATGTCCGGACGGCTTCCTCCTTGAAGATGAACGTTGCGTTGATATAGACGAATGCGACAGTGGAAGCTGTGACCAGGGATGTGAGAACACACCTGGAAGTTTTGCATGTTCCTGCAGCGAAGGGTTCAGGCTCCTTGAGAACGGAATGTGTGTAACAGATGAATTTGAGGGTTCGGGCACTTCGGACCCTTTCGATTTGTTTAAACCCACGAGCAGACCCCCGGCGGTTAAGCCCGCGTCACTTTCAGCTGGCAGTCTGTTGGGAATAATGGTTTGCACTGTCATCTCTATTCTGTTACTGGTGTGCCTCGCGCACTGCGTGAGAAGTAAAATGCACCACTATGATGTGCACAAAGGTCACGATGAGATCTACGATTTTCAACAGGTGATCATTGACAAAAACACGCATCTGTCCTACCCAAACAGATATTTGAAGAGAGAAACCTAA